A genome region from Calditrichota bacterium includes the following:
- a CDS encoding Gfo/Idh/MocA family oxidoreductase, with product MKINLAQIGVGYWGRNLLRSFFRSEHIGTLTAVDSSSSARQWVQKEYPTIRLGSSFEAVLEDPSVQAVALATPANTHFALAKQALLAGKHLFVEKPLSLTVAEAKELVTLAEKNQRMLMVGHTFLYNAAVQTVKDYITGGMLGDIYYVYSQRLNLGRVRSDVNAMWNLAPHDVSILLYWFGQLPTRVSAKGNSFLQDGVEDVVFMNLDFPGGMSAHIHVSWLDPNKRRSITVVGSKKMVVYEDTSADAKIKIYDKGITKKNIGDSLGDYDNFGKFQLIQRAGDLLIPKINFVEPLRAETDHFLNSILTRQQPLTNGTHGLQVIRILEAAQHSLKSNNVPIEISEN from the coding sequence ATGAAAATAAATCTGGCACAAATTGGCGTTGGGTATTGGGGACGGAATCTGCTTCGCAGCTTTTTCCGCTCGGAACATATTGGAACCTTAACCGCTGTGGATTCCTCCTCGTCCGCCCGGCAGTGGGTTCAAAAAGAGTATCCGACGATTCGGTTAGGTTCGTCTTTTGAGGCGGTTTTAGAGGATCCGTCTGTTCAGGCGGTGGCTCTGGCCACCCCGGCGAATACTCATTTTGCTCTGGCTAAGCAGGCGCTTTTGGCGGGGAAACACCTATTTGTTGAAAAGCCCCTTTCGCTGACCGTAGCCGAAGCGAAGGAGCTGGTAACACTGGCCGAGAAAAATCAGCGCATGTTGATGGTGGGGCATACCTTTCTGTACAATGCCGCCGTGCAGACGGTAAAGGATTATATCACGGGCGGTATGCTGGGCGATATTTACTACGTGTACTCCCAGCGTCTCAATCTCGGCCGGGTGCGCTCCGATGTGAACGCGATGTGGAATCTGGCACCGCACGATGTGTCCATTTTACTCTACTGGTTTGGACAGCTCCCGACTCGGGTTTCCGCCAAGGGAAACAGTTTTCTGCAGGACGGGGTGGAGGATGTGGTTTTTATGAATCTGGATTTCCCCGGCGGCATGTCTGCCCACATTCACGTGAGCTGGCTCGATCCCAATAAGCGGCGCTCCATCACGGTGGTGGGTTCAAAAAAAATGGTGGTGTACGAAGACACCAGCGCCGACGCGAAAATCAAAATCTACGATAAAGGCATCACCAAAAAAAATATAGGCGATTCTCTGGGCGATTACGACAATTTCGGCAAGTTCCAGCTGATCCAGCGTGCAGGGGATCTGCTTATCCCCAAAATCAATTTTGTGGAACCATTGCGGGCCGAGACGGATCATTTTCTCAATTCCATCCTCACCCGTCAGCAGCCGCTGACAAACGGTACACACGGTCTTCAGGTGATCCGAATCCTGGAAGCGGCGCAGCACTCCCTAAAATCCAACAATGTGCCCATTGAGATTTCAGAAAATTAG